From Chitinophagales bacterium, the proteins below share one genomic window:
- a CDS encoding endonuclease/exonuclease/phosphatase family protein — protein sequence MTFLKRLFALLNLLAAIALAAGGWSIYLNPADWWFLSFFGLLYLLFLTINIFFLLFWMVVRLKYTLISIVAILITLPVLKSYCAFHFPEKATAKSIKGLCVMSYNVRNFDVYHWSKEQNALQGILEMIKREHPDIVCLQEFYNNDTGSFNTIRQLSATAGLSHYYFEKKKTGKNGRSFGTAIFSRYPVADHGSVKFDNKTQNSCSYADIKTDGGIVRVFNIHLQSIYLSRQDYQYLEEISENQDVKVKPTRAIFSKLKQAFIYRGEQALDIEQQIAKSPYPVIACGDFNDTPASFSYHTLSDNLQDAFLKAGWGIAPTYSGFPKIYRIDYIFADEKFDISSYRTICEDHSDHYPVISVMQLKSE from the coding sequence TTGACATTTCTTAAGAGACTCTTTGCTTTGCTGAACCTGCTCGCCGCCATCGCACTCGCTGCCGGCGGATGGAGTATTTACCTGAATCCGGCCGACTGGTGGTTTCTGTCATTCTTCGGTTTGCTTTACCTGCTGTTTCTTACCATCAATATCTTCTTTCTCCTTTTCTGGATGGTGGTGCGGTTGAAATATACCCTGATCTCCATTGTGGCCATCTTAATAACTCTTCCGGTGTTAAAGAGTTATTGCGCATTTCATTTTCCGGAAAAGGCGACTGCCAAGTCGATAAAAGGTTTATGTGTGATGAGCTACAATGTGCGCAACTTTGACGTTTATCACTGGAGCAAAGAACAGAATGCCTTGCAGGGTATATTGGAAATGATCAAACGTGAACATCCTGACATCGTTTGCCTGCAGGAATTTTATAACAACGATACCGGCAGCTTTAATACTATCCGTCAGCTCTCCGCAACGGCTGGCTTATCGCACTACTATTTTGAAAAAAAGAAAACCGGCAAAAACGGCAGATCATTTGGCACTGCCATCTTCAGCAGGTATCCGGTGGCTGATCATGGCAGCGTAAAATTTGATAACAAGACACAGAACTCCTGCAGCTATGCCGACATCAAAACAGATGGCGGCATCGTAAGAGTGTTCAATATCCACTTGCAATCAATCTACCTTTCCAGGCAGGATTATCAATATCTTGAAGAGATCTCGGAAAACCAGGACGTGAAGGTGAAACCAACGCGTGCCATTTTTTCTAAGCTGAAACAGGCCTTTATTTACCGTGGTGAACAGGCACTTGATATTGAACAACAAATTGCGAAAAGTCCGTATCCGGTTATCGCCTGCGGTGACTTTAATGATACGCCTGCTTCCTTTTCTTACCATACGCTCTCTGATAACCTGCAGGATGCCTTTTTAAAAGCCGGATGGGGAATTGCACCCACGTATTCAGGGTTTCCGAAAATTTACCGCATTGACTATATTTTTGCTGATGAAAAATTTGATATCAGCAGCTACCGCACAATCTGTGAAGATCACTCCGATCACTACCCGGTGATCAGTGTTATGCAACTGAAATCAGAATAG
- a CDS encoding nucleoside deaminase: MTSFSHEYFMSLAIKEAMQALEEDEVPVGAIMVSNNQIIGKGYNQVERLQDVTAHAEIMAITAAAGFFNSKYLKGCALYVTLEPCMMCAAAIGWAQVTQLVIGAMDLKKGFTLFTPSPLHPKTIVETGILEEECGNLVREFFKRKRE; encoded by the coding sequence TTGACGTCTTTTTCTCACGAATATTTCATGAGCCTGGCTATAAAGGAAGCCATGCAGGCATTGGAGGAAGATGAAGTTCCAGTTGGCGCCATCATGGTAAGCAATAACCAGATAATCGGAAAAGGCTATAACCAGGTGGAACGGCTGCAGGATGTAACCGCGCATGCCGAGATTATGGCCATCACTGCGGCCGCCGGCTTTTTTAACAGCAAATACTTGAAAGGCTGTGCACTTTATGTGACGCTTGAACCCTGTATGATGTGTGCAGCTGCAATCGGATGGGCCCAGGTGACGCAACTTGTTATCGGCGCTATGGATCTGAAGAAAGGGTTTACATTGTTTACACCATCGCCGCTACATCCAAAAACAATTGTTGAAACAGGCATACTGGAAGAAGAATGCGGTAACCTGGTGCGGGAGTTTTTTAAACGAAAAAGGGAGTGA
- a CDS encoding TolC family protein, which translates to MRRLFFVLGLGLCIFQTVSAQQLWTLEECAAYATANNISLKQAQLNAQLSEYTLTQSKLNLLPNVNASTGYYFNFGRTIDPTTNLFVNQNTQTNTIQLSLGYPLFNGLQRLNSIKQNEFSLLASEAATDNTEQTILLYVTGGFLEIVYGKENLSNAEEQLKLSRAQMDRTKLLVEAGTLPQGALYDMEAQVANDELAKVTAQNALDIAKLNLAQLMNLMQPVEVSVPDINMSAELLRDLNITSDSIFRTAVQLQPVIKNAEYNLFSYQRGLAVAKGAQYPSLSFFGSLSTNYSNAYQRIGSIDTVIGEPYQIGYVASSGEPVLSPQFDIIPVFKDAAYTTQLKDNFGQAFGFSLDIPIFNNWNTRTNISRSKINVQNAEYALQSAKQQLEKDVQTAYQDAVAAKNSYSAALKSVTALEKSFDDAQKKFNLGAITSLDYTTAKSNLTKAQSSLLQAKFKYIFKLKVLDLYQGKPLTLQ; encoded by the coding sequence TTGAGGCGTCTTTTTTTTGTTTTAGGGTTGGGGCTTTGTATCTTTCAAACTGTCAGCGCACAGCAGCTATGGACACTTGAGGAGTGTGCCGCCTACGCTACGGCAAATAATATTTCGCTGAAACAGGCACAGCTCAATGCACAGCTTTCGGAATATACGCTTACACAGTCAAAGCTGAACCTGCTCCCAAATGTAAATGCCAGCACAGGCTATTATTTTAACTTCGGCCGGACGATTGACCCTACCACCAACCTGTTTGTGAATCAAAACACACAAACCAATACGATTCAGCTATCCCTCGGTTACCCGTTGTTTAATGGTTTGCAAAGGCTGAATTCCATTAAACAAAATGAATTTAGTTTGCTGGCAAGTGAAGCCGCGACAGACAATACCGAACAAACCATCCTCCTGTATGTTACCGGCGGATTCCTCGAAATTGTATATGGCAAGGAAAACCTGTCGAATGCGGAAGAGCAGTTGAAGTTATCGCGCGCACAGATGGACCGGACGAAATTGCTGGTGGAGGCCGGAACCCTTCCGCAGGGAGCGCTCTATGATATGGAAGCGCAGGTGGCAAATGATGAGCTGGCGAAAGTTACCGCGCAGAATGCATTGGACATTGCAAAGCTTAACCTCGCCCAACTGATGAATTTGATGCAACCTGTAGAGGTGTCAGTACCCGATATCAATATGAGTGCGGAGTTATTGCGCGATCTCAACATCACTTCCGACAGTATATTTCGCACCGCTGTGCAGTTGCAGCCGGTAATAAAAAATGCAGAATATAACCTGTTCAGCTATCAGCGCGGCCTTGCCGTGGCTAAAGGTGCACAGTATCCCTCCTTATCTTTTTTTGGAAGCCTTTCAACCAATTATTCAAATGCCTATCAGCGCATTGGCTCCATTGATACTGTAATCGGTGAGCCTTACCAGATTGGATATGTTGCAAGCAGCGGAGAGCCTGTGTTATCCCCGCAGTTTGATATTATACCGGTCTTTAAAGACGCTGCTTACACCACACAGCTTAAAGACAACTTCGGGCAGGCCTTCGGCTTCAGCCTTGATATCCCAATTTTTAACAACTGGAATACGCGTACCAATATCAGCCGTTCTAAAATCAATGTGCAGAATGCAGAGTATGCCCTGCAGTCGGCGAAGCAGCAGCTGGAGAAGGATGTGCAGACAGCCTACCAGGACGCTGTGGCGGCGAAAAACAGTTATTCGGCAGCGCTGAAGAGTGTGACTGCGCTGGAGAAATCATTTGATGATGCGCAGAAGAAGTTTAACCTCGGTGCCATCACGTCGCTCGATTATACTACGGCAAAAAGCAACCTTACCAAAGCACAATCCTCCCTGCTGCAGGCGAAATTCAAATATATCTTTAAGCTGAAAGTACTGGATCTTTACCAGGGAAAACCACTAACACTGCAATAA
- a CDS encoding nitronate monooxygenase codes for MQNRINQLFGIQYPIIQAGMIWCSGWELASAVSNAGGLGIIGAGSMYPEILRQHIRKCKTATKKPFGVNVPLLYPDIDQHMKTIMEEGVQIVFTSAGNPKTWTPVLKENNIKVVHVVSSSKFALKAQEAGCDAIVAEGFEAGGHNGREETTTMVLIPLVRQAINIPLIAAGGISSGRSMMAAFALGAEGVQMGTRFAASEEASAHESFKQKIISLEEGSTMVAMKKIVPVRLVKNKFFEQVQAAEDRGAKAEEIKTILGRARAKRGMFEGDLEEGELEIGEVSAGIRSIKPAAEIVREVWEEFLAVKKEIAAMKTEA; via the coding sequence ATGCAAAACAGGATTAACCAACTCTTCGGAATTCAATATCCAATCATCCAGGCCGGCATGATCTGGTGTTCCGGATGGGAACTCGCTTCAGCCGTAAGTAATGCCGGCGGACTGGGCATCATCGGCGCCGGATCCATGTATCCTGAAATTCTCCGTCAGCATATCCGCAAATGCAAGACAGCTACCAAGAAGCCATTCGGTGTAAATGTGCCGCTTTTGTATCCGGATATTGATCAACACATGAAGACCATAATGGAGGAAGGAGTGCAGATCGTTTTCACTTCCGCAGGCAATCCCAAAACATGGACTCCGGTTTTAAAAGAAAACAATATCAAAGTTGTGCATGTGGTATCGAGTTCGAAGTTTGCATTGAAAGCACAAGAAGCCGGCTGTGATGCTATTGTGGCGGAAGGATTTGAGGCGGGCGGCCACAACGGTCGGGAAGAAACCACTACCATGGTCTTGATTCCATTGGTAAGACAGGCTATAAACATTCCGCTGATAGCTGCGGGAGGCATCTCCTCCGGACGGTCGATGATGGCAGCCTTTGCGCTCGGCGCAGAAGGCGTGCAGATGGGAACACGCTTCGCGGCAAGTGAAGAAGCCAGTGCACATGAAAGTTTTAAACAAAAGATTATTTCGCTGGAAGAAGGCAGCACCATGGTAGCCATGAAAAAAATTGTTCCGGTCAGGCTGGTGAAGAATAAATTTTTCGAACAGGTGCAGGCAGCTGAAGATCGTGGCGCAAAAGCGGAGGAAATAAAAACTATCCTCGGCCGTGCGCGCGCCAAGCGCGGTATGTTTGAAGGTGACCTGGAAGAGGGTGAACTGGAGATCGGCGAAGTAAGTGCAGGTATCCGTTCCATTAAACCCGCGGCTGAAATTGTAAGGGAAGTATGGGAAGAATTTCTTGCTGTAAAAAAGGAAATCGCCGCCATGAAAACGGAAGCATAA
- a CDS encoding efflux RND transporter periplasmic adaptor subunit: MFKKNRLLIILIAIVVILIIVLMVGKKQGWIGGGKETEVSAEAVSHKDIVERVSASGKIYPELDVKLSPDVSGEVTQLYIKEGDSVQAGMVLAKIKPDIYQAILDRSVAALNTAKSNSLQSQSALIQVTAELERAEKNYNRNKDLHNQKVISDADFENIEAAYKAAKANYDGALMTVKAADYNVQSAEASVKEATEDLRKTTIYAPITGIVSQLNIEKGERVLGTTQMEGTDMMHISDLNAIEARVDVSENDVLRVQLGDTSEIELDAYPDKKFKGVVKQIANSAKSTLTGQSEQVTNFEVKILLLKDSYKELIGTEGKKFPFLPGMSASVAIMTNKVTNVMAIPIQSVTTRDAADTASAKNSTATVATKATPAGKDTKKDAGKPLEVVFVVKDGKAKTVAVKTGIQDDEFIEIKSGLKGDEQVITGPFSAISRLLKNGDVVKIVDKEKLFSGESK; the protein is encoded by the coding sequence ATGTTCAAGAAAAACAGGTTACTCATTATTCTGATTGCCATCGTGGTGATACTGATCATCGTATTGATGGTAGGAAAAAAGCAGGGATGGATCGGCGGCGGCAAGGAAACGGAAGTGAGCGCGGAAGCAGTTTCCCATAAGGATATTGTGGAAAGAGTTTCCGCAAGCGGGAAGATCTATCCTGAGCTGGATGTGAAATTAAGCCCTGATGTATCGGGTGAGGTAACGCAACTTTACATCAAAGAAGGCGATTCCGTGCAGGCAGGCATGGTGCTTGCTAAAATCAAACCCGATATCTATCAGGCAATTCTCGACCGTTCGGTTGCTGCATTAAATACGGCAAAGTCCAACTCGTTGCAGTCGCAGTCGGCACTGATACAGGTTACGGCAGAACTGGAACGGGCCGAGAAAAATTATAACCGCAACAAGGATCTGCATAATCAGAAGGTTATTTCTGATGCTGATTTTGAAAATATTGAGGCGGCTTACAAAGCAGCGAAAGCCAACTATGATGGCGCGCTGATGACGGTGAAGGCCGCCGACTACAATGTGCAAAGCGCCGAAGCAAGTGTGAAGGAAGCCACGGAAGATCTGCGCAAGACGACCATCTATGCGCCGATCACCGGTATCGTATCACAACTCAACATTGAAAAGGGAGAACGTGTGCTGGGCACCACACAGATGGAAGGCACTGATATGATGCACATTTCAGATCTGAATGCCATTGAAGCACGGGTGGATGTAAGTGAGAACGATGTGCTCAGAGTGCAGTTGGGCGATACATCGGAAATTGAACTCGATGCCTATCCCGATAAGAAATTTAAAGGCGTGGTGAAGCAGATCGCCAACTCGGCGAAGAGTACACTAACCGGGCAGTCGGAACAGGTAACCAACTTTGAAGTTAAGATCCTGTTGCTGAAGGATTCCTATAAGGAACTGATCGGCACTGAAGGCAAAAAATTTCCATTCCTGCCGGGCATGTCGGCTTCAGTTGCTATCATGACCAATAAAGTGACTAATGTGATGGCTATTCCCATACAGTCGGTAACAACAAGAGATGCTGCCGATACGGCGAGTGCAAAGAATTCAACGGCAACCGTTGCCACGAAAGCAACGCCTGCCGGTAAGGATACCAAAAAAGATGCAGGCAAGCCGCTGGAGGTGGTATTTGTGGTGAAAGATGGCAAAGCTAAAACGGTAGCGGTAAAGACCGGCATACAGGATGATGAATTCATCGAGATTAAATCAGGATTGAAAGGTGATGAGCAGGTGATCACCGGGCCTTTCAGTGCCATCTCAAGGTTGCTCAAGAATGGAGATGTCGTGAAAATCGTGGATAAAGAGAAACTCTTTAGCGGCGAGTCGAAGTAA
- a CDS encoding NAD(P)H-dependent glycerol-3-phosphate dehydrogenase, which translates to MPELMVRKRNAVGANDLSFFYPSTFSEIKHASAMTTGNISMIGGGSWATALTKVLNENEKVVHWWLRDAAAVENLITRHNNPNYLSSVDFNPAYILPSDDLKRTMAAAEIVFLAVPAAFLKQALQPLDAADLRNKIVVSAIKGMIPGDNLLIADYMHRFFEVPLENSVIISGPCHAEEVALEKLSYLTLACQRSDYAGLICDLLRCRYIRCTPSDDIYGTEYGAVLKNIYALTAGICHGLGYGDNFQAVLISNAIEEMERFVKAVHPITRDIKDSAYLGDLMVTAYSQFSRNRTFGNMIGKGYSVKAVLLEMNMIAEGYNAAKCIHEVNKQLQVDLLIGEATYRILYEGADARETIAKMSEGLS; encoded by the coding sequence GTGCCTGAATTAATGGTGCGGAAAAGAAATGCAGTTGGTGCGAATGATCTGTCCTTCTTTTACCCTTCAACTTTCAGCGAAATAAAACATGCCTCTGCTATGACTACCGGCAATATTAGTATGATAGGCGGGGGAAGTTGGGCTACCGCACTCACCAAGGTGCTGAATGAAAATGAAAAAGTGGTGCACTGGTGGCTGCGTGATGCGGCAGCAGTTGAAAATCTTATCACCCGCCACAATAATCCGAACTACCTGAGTTCGGTGGACTTCAATCCTGCATACATTCTTCCTTCTGATGATTTAAAAAGAACGATGGCAGCAGCAGAGATTGTTTTTCTGGCTGTGCCTGCGGCATTCTTAAAACAGGCATTGCAGCCACTCGATGCAGCAGATTTGAGGAATAAAATAGTGGTATCGGCTATTAAGGGTATGATACCCGGCGACAACCTGCTGATCGCGGATTACATGCACCGTTTTTTTGAGGTGCCGCTTGAAAATTCAGTCATCATCAGCGGGCCTTGTCATGCGGAAGAAGTGGCATTGGAAAAACTGAGTTATCTCACACTTGCATGCCAGCGGAGTGATTATGCGGGACTGATATGCGATTTGCTTCGTTGCAGATATATCCGTTGTACACCTTCAGATGATATCTATGGCACTGAATATGGCGCCGTGCTGAAAAACATTTATGCCTTGACGGCAGGCATCTGTCACGGGCTTGGTTATGGTGATAATTTTCAGGCTGTGTTGATCTCCAATGCCATTGAAGAGATGGAGCGGTTTGTAAAAGCCGTACATCCAATCACACGCGATATTAAGGACTCGGCTTACCTCGGCGACCTGATGGTGACGGCCTATTCGCAGTTCAGCCGTAACAGGACATTTGGTAATATGATCGGCAAAGGTTATTCGGTGAAAGCTGTTTTGCTGGAGATGAATATGATTGCCGAAGGATATAATGCAGCGAAGTGTATTCATGAAGTGAATAAGCAACTGCAGGTTGACCTGTTGATTGGTGAAGCCACCTACCGCATTTTATATGAAGGCGCCGATGCAAGGGAAACTATTGCAAAGATGAGTGAAGGATTGAGCTGA
- a CDS encoding rhomboid family intramembrane serine protease, translating to MNNNTLWRELRQTLLRKDRMVVPLIAVNVIVFLAIQLIRLIFWLSGNGLDASYYADFLGVPASINLLLRQPWTLITSLFTHGELMHLLFNMLVLYWFGSILTEFLGNRKILPLYLAGGVCGAILFIISYQVFPVFAASVADARAWGASAGVMAIMIAAATLVPDYTLMLMFFGPIKIKWIALFTLVLDFISIPSSNAGGHIAHLGGALFGFVFIRQLQQGRDLSYGINWCFDKVAQLFSAKPSLKVTYRKQENQSRKGNNKTTTSPSRQEKLDMILDKIAASGYESLSKEEKEFLFLVSNEG from the coding sequence ATGAATAACAATACCCTGTGGCGTGAATTAAGACAAACGCTGTTACGGAAAGACCGGATGGTGGTGCCGCTGATTGCCGTTAACGTGATTGTCTTTCTTGCCATTCAACTTATCCGCCTTATTTTCTGGCTTTCCGGCAACGGGCTGGATGCGTCTTATTACGCGGATTTTTTAGGTGTCCCGGCAAGCATCAACCTGCTGTTGCGTCAGCCCTGGACGCTGATCACATCGCTGTTTACACACGGAGAACTGATGCACCTCTTGTTTAACATGCTGGTGCTTTACTGGTTTGGAAGTATCCTCACTGAGTTTCTTGGCAACAGGAAGATACTTCCCTTATACCTTGCCGGCGGAGTTTGTGGTGCTATATTGTTCATCATCAGCTACCAGGTCTTCCCGGTGTTTGCGGCATCCGTTGCTGATGCAAGGGCGTGGGGCGCATCGGCGGGCGTGATGGCCATCATGATTGCTGCTGCCACTTTGGTTCCCGACTACACACTCATGCTGATGTTTTTCGGTCCCATAAAAATTAAATGGATTGCCCTGTTTACCCTGGTGCTTGACTTTATCAGTATTCCGTCTTCCAACGCAGGTGGCCACATCGCCCATCTGGGCGGAGCACTCTTTGGCTTTGTATTCATCCGTCAGCTGCAACAGGGCAGGGATTTATCATATGGCATCAACTGGTGCTTCGACAAAGTCGCGCAACTTTTTTCGGCAAAGCCTTCGTTGAAAGTTACATACCGCAAACAGGAAAATCAAAGCAGAAAAGGAAACAATAAAACAACAACCTCGCCCTCAAGGCAGGAAAAACTTGATATGATTCTCGATAAGATCGCAGCATCCGGTTATGAATCACTTTCGAAAGAAGAAAAAGAATTTTTGTTTCTTGTCAGCAATGAAGGCTGA
- a CDS encoding NTP transferase domain-containing protein, protein MKAIIPVAGTGTKLRPHTYTQPKALIPIAGKPILAFIIDEMIEAGVKDYIFIIGYLGDKIRDYVTNRYPAIHATFVDQPSREGIGHAIWHARDFVKNNEPVFIALGDSVFDLNMKEIIAAPTSLLCVKKVDDPRTFGVVEMDEKGGLISRLIEKPQIPKSNLALVGLYKINESAALFEALDYNIKNKVVTRGEIQLTDALMRMIEKGIVFKGYKVNNWFDCGRKETLLETNSILLKKMGHGHAANLQHENSIIIDPVSIADNCKLSNSIVGPNVTIGENTIITSSIIKDSIIGSNSIINDVLLHHSLVGNDATIRGMSQRLNLGDDTEIDLR, encoded by the coding sequence ATGAAAGCCATTATCCCTGTTGCCGGAACAGGAACAAAACTTCGTCCCCATACTTACACGCAGCCGAAGGCGCTGATACCTATTGCCGGCAAACCGATTCTTGCTTTCATCATTGATGAGATGATTGAAGCAGGTGTGAAAGATTATATTTTCATCATTGGTTACCTCGGTGATAAAATACGTGATTATGTAACCAACCGGTATCCGGCCATCCATGCCACTTTTGTTGATCAGCCATCACGCGAAGGTATCGGCCACGCCATCTGGCATGCCCGCGACTTTGTAAAAAACAATGAGCCCGTTTTCATCGCGCTGGGCGACAGTGTCTTCGACCTGAACATGAAAGAAATCATTGCCGCGCCAACCTCCCTGCTTTGTGTGAAAAAAGTCGATGATCCCCGCACGTTCGGTGTAGTGGAAATGGATGAGAAGGGCGGACTCATCAGCAGGCTGATTGAAAAACCGCAGATCCCGAAATCCAACCTCGCACTGGTCGGGTTATATAAGATCAATGAATCAGCTGCCTTGTTTGAAGCCCTTGATTACAACATCAAAAACAAAGTTGTGACGCGGGGTGAGATTCAACTCACCGATGCCCTCATGCGCATGATTGAAAAAGGCATTGTGTTTAAAGGTTATAAAGTGAACAACTGGTTTGACTGCGGCAGAAAAGAAACACTGCTGGAAACCAATTCCATCCTGCTGAAAAAAATGGGGCACGGGCATGCAGCCAACCTGCAGCATGAAAATTCCATCATCATCGATCCGGTGAGCATAGCCGACAATTGTAAACTGAGCAACAGCATCGTGGGCCCTAATGTCACTATCGGTGAAAACACCATCATCACTTCATCCATCATTAAAGATTCCATCATCGGCAGCAATTCCATCATCAATGATGTGCTGCTGCATCATTCGCTCGTGGGTAATGATGCCACCATCCGCGGTATGAGTCAGCGGCTGAACCTCGGCGACGATACAGAAATTGACTTGCGTTGA
- a CDS encoding superoxide dismutase, whose amino-acid sequence MAFQLPPLPYGFDALEPHIDAMTMQIHHDKHHAAYVTNLNKALEGNDASGWSIEEICKNISKFQVAVRNNGGGHYNHSLFWSVMKPGGGGAPKGVLLDAITSNLGSFEKFYEAFSAAGTTRFGSGWAWLIVDANKKLAVTSTPNQDNPLMDVVEVKGTPVLGMDVWEHAYYLKYQNKRPDYIAAFWNVINWDEVSLRYQEAMK is encoded by the coding sequence ATGGCTTTTCAACTTCCTCCCTTACCCTATGGCTTTGACGCACTCGAGCCGCACATTGATGCGATGACGATGCAGATCCACCACGATAAACACCATGCCGCCTATGTCACTAATCTGAACAAAGCGCTGGAAGGCAATGATGCTTCGGGATGGAGCATCGAAGAAATCTGTAAAAACATTTCAAAGTTTCAGGTAGCCGTGCGCAACAATGGCGGCGGGCACTACAACCATTCATTATTCTGGTCAGTTATGAAACCGGGTGGCGGCGGCGCACCAAAAGGTGTATTGCTGGATGCCATCACCAGTAACCTCGGCAGTTTTGAGAAATTCTATGAAGCCTTTTCTGCGGCTGGCACCACCCGCTTTGGTTCCGGCTGGGCCTGGCTGATTGTGGATGCGAACAAAAAGCTGGCGGTAACTTCTACACCTAACCAGGACAACCCGTTGATGGATGTGGTAGAAGTAAAAGGTACGCCGGTGCTGGGAATGGATGTTTGGGAACATGCATACTACCTGAAGTACCAGAACAAGCGCCCGGATTATATCGCTGCATTCTGGAATGTGATTAATTGGGATGAGGTGTCGCTCCGTTACCAGGAGGCTATGAAGTAA